The following proteins are encoded in a genomic region of Nocardioides sp. cx-173:
- a CDS encoding histidine triad nucleotide-binding protein: MDDCLFCKIVAGEIPAEIVHATERTVAFRDINGQAPTHVLVVPRDHYANAAELAAGDPEASAELVRTAAAVAAAEGHDDYRLVFNTGAGAGQSVFHAHLHVLAGRPMSWPPG; the protein is encoded by the coding sequence GTGGACGACTGCCTGTTCTGCAAGATCGTCGCAGGGGAGATCCCCGCCGAGATCGTGCACGCGACCGAGCGCACGGTCGCGTTCCGCGACATCAACGGCCAGGCGCCCACCCATGTGCTGGTGGTGCCGCGCGACCACTACGCCAACGCCGCCGAGCTCGCCGCCGGCGACCCCGAGGCCTCCGCCGAGCTGGTGCGTACGGCGGCAGCCGTCGCGGCCGCGGAGGGCCACGACGACTACCGGCTGGTGTTCAACACCGGCGCCGGTGCCGGTCAGAGCGTGTTCCACGCGCACCTGCACGTGCTGGCCGGACGGCCGATGAGCTGGCCACCCGGATGA
- a CDS encoding cytidine deaminase: MSDLSVEDAKLVTLARATRARIGAAEGAAVRDADGRTYAAASVALPSLELSAVQVCVAMAVASGSKGLEAAVVLGDAEDLADLDLAALREFGGPGVVVHRGDVRGNVLATTLT, encoded by the coding sequence ATGAGTGACCTGAGCGTCGAAGACGCCAAACTCGTCACCCTCGCCCGCGCGACGCGCGCGCGCATCGGCGCCGCCGAGGGCGCCGCGGTCCGCGACGCCGACGGCCGCACGTACGCCGCCGCGTCGGTGGCCCTGCCCTCGCTCGAGCTGTCGGCGGTCCAGGTGTGCGTCGCGATGGCCGTCGCGTCGGGCTCGAAGGGGCTCGAGGCAGCGGTGGTGCTCGGCGACGCCGAGGATCTGGCCGACCTCGACCTGGCCGCCCTCCGCGAGTTCGGCGGGCCGGGCGTCGTCGTCCACCGCGGCGACGTGCGCGGCAACGTCCTCGCCACGACCCTGACCTGA
- a CDS encoding SAM-dependent methyltransferase, with translation MTTIPIADTIAGLLRDGMPVRFTAYDGSATGPEDTGITLELVNERGLSYLLTAPGDLGMARAYVAGDLVVHGVHEGNPYELMTRLKDRTKFRKVSPGEIFSLVRGVGVSHLKPPAPPQQEHLPRWRRAVEGLRHSMGRDAEVISHHYDVSNAFYRHVLGPSMAYTCAVYPELGSTLEEAQYEKFDLVARKLDLRPGQRLLDVGCGWGGMVRHAAKEYGVKALGVTLSRQQADWAKEEIDREGLGDLAEVRHLDYRDVLESGFDAVSSIGLTEHIGVRNYPSYFRFLRDRLKPEGRLLNHSITRHHNRREETGAFIDRYVFPDGELIGSGTIIKEAQDAGLEVMHSENLRKHYAMTLRDWNRNLVDNWDACVAEVGIGTARVWGLYIASSRLGFEWNEIQLHQVLAVRTADDGSDGFPLRPTW, from the coding sequence ATGACGACCATCCCGATCGCGGACACGATTGCGGGCCTGCTGCGCGACGGCATGCCCGTCCGCTTCACCGCGTACGACGGCAGCGCCACCGGCCCCGAGGACACCGGCATCACCCTGGAGCTGGTCAACGAGCGGGGCCTGTCGTACCTGCTGACGGCACCGGGCGACCTGGGCATGGCCCGCGCCTACGTCGCGGGGGACCTCGTGGTGCACGGCGTCCACGAGGGCAACCCCTACGAGCTCATGACCCGGCTCAAGGACCGCACCAAGTTCCGCAAGGTCTCGCCCGGGGAGATCTTCTCGTTGGTGCGCGGCGTGGGCGTCTCCCACCTCAAGCCGCCGGCCCCGCCGCAGCAGGAGCACCTGCCGCGCTGGCGCCGCGCGGTCGAGGGTCTGCGGCACTCGATGGGCCGCGACGCCGAGGTGATCTCCCACCACTACGACGTCTCCAACGCCTTCTACCGGCACGTGCTCGGCCCCTCGATGGCCTACACCTGCGCGGTCTACCCCGAGCTCGGCTCGACGCTCGAGGAGGCGCAGTACGAGAAGTTCGACCTGGTCGCCCGCAAGCTCGACCTCCGGCCCGGGCAGCGGCTGCTGGACGTCGGCTGCGGCTGGGGCGGGATGGTCCGCCACGCGGCGAAGGAGTACGGAGTGAAGGCGCTGGGTGTGACCCTGTCGCGCCAGCAGGCCGACTGGGCCAAGGAGGAGATCGACCGCGAGGGCCTGGGTGACCTCGCCGAGGTGCGTCACCTCGACTACCGCGACGTCCTCGAGAGCGGCTTCGACGCGGTCAGCTCGATCGGGCTCACCGAGCACATCGGGGTGCGCAACTACCCGTCGTACTTCCGCTTCCTGCGCGACCGGCTCAAGCCGGAGGGCCGGCTGCTCAACCACTCGATCACGCGCCACCACAACCGCCGCGAGGAGACCGGCGCCTTCATCGACCGCTACGTCTTCCCCGACGGCGAGCTGATCGGCTCCGGCACGATCATCAAGGAGGCCCAGGACGCCGGCCTGGAGGTGATGCACTCGGAGAACCTCCGCAAGCACTACGCCATGACGCTGCGCGACTGGAACCGCAACCTGGTCGACAACTGGGACGCCTGCGTCGCGGAGGTCGGCATCGGCACGGCGCGCGTGTGGGGCCTCTACATCGCGAGCTCGCGGCTCGGGTTCGAGTGGAACGAGATCCAGCTCCACCAGGTGCTCGCTGTCCGCACGGCCGACGACGGCTCCGACGGATTCCCCCTCCGCCCCACTTGGTGA
- a CDS encoding DUF1905 domain-containing protein, giving the protein MELEFDGRVWEWRGPAPYHFVSVPEDECEEIALTASAVTYGWGMIPVAVAIGETRWTTSLWPKDGGYVVPLKDAVRRAEAITLDDIVSVRLTIDV; this is encoded by the coding sequence GTGGAGCTCGAGTTCGACGGGCGGGTGTGGGAGTGGCGCGGGCCGGCGCCGTACCACTTCGTGAGCGTGCCCGAGGACGAGTGCGAGGAGATCGCGCTGACCGCGTCGGCCGTCACCTACGGCTGGGGCATGATCCCGGTCGCCGTGGCGATCGGCGAGACCCGCTGGACGACCTCGCTGTGGCCCAAGGACGGCGGCTACGTCGTACCCCTCAAGGACGCCGTCCGCCGCGCCGAGGCCATCACCCTGGACGACATCGTGTCCGTCCGCCTCACCATCGACGTCTGA
- a CDS encoding hemolysin family protein — translation MTSGDIWLLVTAAVLVLLAGLFTAADAALASFSKARATELLAEQRPGARALVGILEDAPRYLNTALLLRLLCEISAIVLVTLQIDDLVDGSWLASVLTTVAVMGLVSFVAIGVAPRTLGRQHSEAVALLSAGALRVFTTVLGPLPRLLILIGNAITPGRGFREGPFSSETELREMVDMAEASALIQSGERKMIHSVFELGDTSVREVMVPRNDVVYIEHYKNLRQTLSLFLRSGFSRVPVIGENLDDIRGFAYLKDIVRRDFEAPEVEFTQRIEEVMRPVHWVPESKPVDALLREMQARRQHIAVVVDEYGGTAGLITIEDLLEEIVGEITDEYDDDEIEVETLSEGTVRVSSRYPVDDLDELFGFDVEEEDVDSVGGLMAKHLGRVPIPGSTVEAHGLRFVAEDAAGRRNKIGTVLIHRVEPDPTTAHELETAHE, via the coding sequence GTGACCTCGGGCGATATCTGGCTGCTGGTCACAGCAGCGGTCCTCGTCCTCCTGGCCGGCCTCTTCACGGCCGCCGACGCGGCGCTGGCGTCGTTCTCCAAGGCGCGAGCCACCGAGCTGCTCGCCGAGCAGCGCCCGGGCGCGCGCGCCCTCGTGGGGATCCTGGAGGACGCCCCGCGCTACCTCAACACCGCGCTGCTGCTGCGCCTGCTGTGCGAGATCTCGGCGATCGTGCTGGTCACCCTCCAGATCGACGACCTGGTCGACGGCTCCTGGCTGGCCAGCGTCCTGACCACCGTGGCGGTGATGGGGCTGGTCTCCTTCGTCGCGATCGGCGTCGCGCCGCGCACGCTCGGTCGCCAGCACTCCGAAGCCGTCGCGCTGCTGTCGGCCGGGGCGTTGAGGGTCTTCACCACCGTGCTGGGGCCGCTGCCGCGGCTGCTGATCCTCATCGGCAACGCGATCACCCCCGGGCGCGGCTTCCGCGAGGGACCGTTCTCCTCGGAGACCGAGCTGCGCGAGATGGTCGACATGGCCGAGGCATCGGCGCTCATCCAGTCCGGTGAGCGCAAGATGATCCACTCGGTGTTCGAGCTCGGCGACACCTCGGTCCGTGAGGTCATGGTCCCGCGCAACGACGTGGTCTACATCGAGCACTACAAGAACCTGCGTCAGACGCTGTCGCTCTTCCTGCGCAGCGGCTTCTCGCGGGTGCCCGTCATCGGCGAGAACCTCGACGACATCCGGGGGTTCGCCTACCTCAAGGACATCGTGCGCCGCGACTTCGAGGCGCCGGAGGTGGAGTTCACCCAGCGCATCGAGGAGGTCATGCGCCCGGTCCACTGGGTGCCGGAGTCCAAGCCGGTCGACGCGCTGCTGCGCGAGATGCAGGCTCGGCGCCAGCACATCGCTGTCGTCGTCGACGAGTACGGCGGCACGGCCGGCCTGATCACGATCGAGGACCTGCTCGAGGAGATCGTCGGCGAGATCACCGACGAGTACGACGACGACGAGATCGAGGTGGAGACCCTGTCCGAGGGCACGGTGCGGGTCTCTTCGCGCTACCCGGTGGACGACCTCGACGAGCTCTTCGGCTTCGACGTCGAGGAGGAGGACGTCGACAGCGTCGGCGGCCTGATGGCCAAGCACCTCGGCCGGGTGCCGATCCCCGGCTCGACCGTCGAGGCCCACGGCCTGCGCTTCGTGGCGGAGGACGCCGCCGGTCGACGGAACAAGATCGGCACCGTGCTCATCCACCGGGTCGAGCCCGACCCCACCACCGCCCACGAGCTGGAGACCGCCCATGAGTGA
- a CDS encoding PhoH family protein translates to MTDSSTDRNQTRDAAQTRHTVVVPNSINMVSLLGPGDEHLALIERSFSADVHVRGNRITMIGDPGEVALAERLLDELVTIIRTGQGVTNETVERALSMLRAETTERPADVLSLNILSNRGRSIRPKTLNQKRYVDAIDKHTITFGIGPAGTGKTYLAMAKAVQALQSKNVNRIILTRPAVEAGENLGYLPGTLSEKIDPYLRPLYDALHDMVDPETIPKLLASGTIEVAPLAFMRGRTLNDSFIILDEAQNTTPEQMKMFLTRLGFGSKVVVTGDVTQTDLPGGMRSGLRVIQGILDDVEDISFNTLTSHDVVRHRLVGKIVAAYDEFDAQGGLQSGPR, encoded by the coding sequence ATGACTGACAGCAGCACCGACCGGAACCAGACCAGGGACGCCGCCCAGACGCGCCACACCGTCGTCGTCCCCAACAGCATCAACATGGTCAGCCTGCTCGGCCCCGGGGACGAGCACCTCGCGCTGATCGAGCGCTCCTTCTCGGCCGACGTGCACGTCCGCGGCAACCGGATCACGATGATCGGCGACCCCGGCGAGGTCGCGCTGGCCGAGCGGCTGCTCGACGAGCTGGTGACGATCATCCGCACCGGCCAGGGCGTGACCAACGAGACCGTGGAACGAGCGCTGTCGATGCTGCGCGCCGAGACCACGGAGCGCCCCGCCGACGTGCTGAGCCTCAACATCCTCAGCAACCGCGGCCGCTCGATCCGCCCGAAGACGCTCAACCAGAAGCGCTACGTCGACGCCATCGACAAGCACACGATCACCTTCGGCATCGGCCCGGCCGGCACCGGCAAGACCTACCTGGCGATGGCCAAGGCCGTGCAGGCGCTGCAGTCCAAGAACGTCAACCGGATCATCCTGACGCGTCCCGCCGTGGAGGCCGGCGAGAACCTCGGCTACCTGCCCGGCACGCTCAGCGAGAAGATCGACCCCTACCTGCGGCCGCTCTACGACGCCCTGCACGACATGGTCGACCCCGAGACGATCCCCAAGCTGCTCGCCTCCGGGACGATCGAGGTCGCGCCGCTGGCGTTCATGCGGGGGCGCACGCTCAACGACTCCTTCATCATCCTCGACGAGGCGCAGAACACCACGCCCGAGCAGATGAAGATGTTCCTGACCCGGTTGGGCTTCGGGTCCAAGGTCGTGGTCACCGGCGACGTCACCCAGACCGACCTGCCCGGTGGGATGCGCTCCGGCCTGCGGGTGATCCAGGGCATCCTCGACGACGTCGAGGACATCTCGTTCAACACGCTCACCAGCCACGACGTCGTACGCCACCGCCTGGTCGGCAAGATCGTCGCCGCCTACGACGAGTTCGACGCCCAGGGCGGGCTCCAGTCGGGTCCCCGATGA
- a CDS encoding siderophore-interacting protein has translation MSTRARTYDAQVLRRTPLSEHLVRLVLGGPGLAGFVSTGIPDEWVGLVVPGQFQSRYYTVRAWDGSELTLDVVLHATGLVTEWAAGECVGETVTLTEPKGGFAMPPDASWLILVGDLTAMPAMARILESVSVPAAVWAEVPDDLGDYLPAAASVHWLDAPHDGESRLASVVESLEWPPGEGYFWMAGESAQMRAIRKHLMRERRMPATAYDVMGYWRGVAARQPRAVDPGPIWRAGKAAGRTDEQIWADYDEASDG, from the coding sequence GTGAGCACCCGGGCCAGGACGTACGACGCGCAGGTGCTGCGCCGCACCCCGCTCTCGGAGCACCTGGTCCGCCTGGTCCTCGGTGGGCCGGGTCTGGCCGGGTTCGTCTCCACCGGCATCCCCGACGAGTGGGTCGGGCTGGTCGTCCCCGGCCAGTTCCAGAGCCGCTACTACACCGTGCGCGCGTGGGACGGCTCCGAGCTCACCCTCGACGTGGTGCTCCACGCCACGGGCCTGGTGACCGAGTGGGCGGCTGGGGAGTGCGTGGGCGAGACCGTGACGCTGACCGAGCCCAAGGGCGGCTTCGCCATGCCGCCGGACGCCTCCTGGCTGATCCTGGTGGGCGACCTGACGGCGATGCCGGCGATGGCGCGGATCCTGGAGTCGGTGTCGGTGCCGGCCGCCGTGTGGGCCGAGGTGCCCGACGACCTCGGCGACTACCTGCCGGCGGCGGCCTCGGTGCACTGGCTCGACGCGCCTCACGATGGCGAGAGCCGGCTGGCCTCCGTGGTCGAGAGCCTCGAGTGGCCGCCGGGCGAGGGCTACTTCTGGATGGCGGGCGAGTCCGCCCAGATGCGCGCCATCCGCAAGCACCTGATGCGCGAGCGCCGGATGCCCGCGACGGCCTACGACGTCATGGGCTACTGGCGCGGTGTCGCCGCACGGCAGCCGCGGGCGGTCGACCCGGGGCCCATCTGGCGCGCCGGCAAGGCCGCCGGCAGAACCGACGAGCAGATCTGGGCCGACTACGACGAGGCGAGCGATGGCTGA
- the ybeY gene encoding rRNA maturation RNase YbeY yields MSIEVLNESGHTLDVKRLAQLSRFVMDQMRVHPLAELCIKAVDEDTIAELNERWMGKEGPTDVLAFPMDELRPGLVTEEPEEGVLGDLMLCPAIAERQGAEAGHGTDAEIELLTVHGILHLLGYDHAEPEEHAEMFGLQDTLLGRWRDQ; encoded by the coding sequence ATGAGCATCGAGGTCCTCAACGAGTCCGGCCACACCCTGGACGTCAAGCGGCTGGCGCAGCTCTCGCGGTTCGTCATGGACCAGATGCGGGTGCATCCGCTGGCAGAGCTGTGCATCAAGGCCGTCGACGAGGACACGATCGCCGAGCTCAACGAGCGCTGGATGGGCAAGGAGGGGCCGACCGACGTGCTCGCCTTCCCCATGGACGAGCTGCGTCCCGGCCTGGTCACCGAGGAGCCCGAGGAGGGCGTGCTCGGCGACCTCATGCTGTGCCCGGCCATCGCCGAGCGACAGGGCGCCGAGGCCGGCCACGGCACCGACGCCGAGATCGAGCTGCTGACCGTCCACGGCATCTTGCATCTGCTCGGCTACGACCACGCGGAGCCGGAGGAGCACGCCGAGATGTTCGGTCTCCAGGACACGCTGCTCGGCCGCTGGCGGGACCAGTGA
- a CDS encoding response regulator transcription factor: MTVGPGPVRVALVNDYELVLLGLQSMLTPYAGRVVLVDTFARAEGPDLDPGALHLHTGAKVVLYSWHTSPHLVEAALAQGVDGYVSKGAPAEELVTALERIAAGEQVVPAPGPHLGADGSGTWPGQEELTAREAEVVALIAQGLANREIAGRVFLSINSIKSHIRSAYRKMGVSRRSQAVVWALQHGFAPAPRRPVSADQE; the protein is encoded by the coding sequence ATGACCGTGGGACCTGGTCCCGTGCGGGTCGCGCTCGTCAACGACTACGAGCTGGTCCTGCTTGGGCTGCAGTCGATGCTGACGCCGTACGCCGGCCGCGTGGTGCTGGTCGACACCTTCGCCCGCGCGGAGGGGCCGGACCTCGACCCCGGCGCACTGCACCTCCACACCGGAGCCAAGGTCGTGCTCTACAGCTGGCACACCAGCCCGCACCTCGTGGAGGCCGCGCTCGCCCAAGGAGTCGACGGGTACGTCTCCAAGGGGGCACCGGCCGAGGAGCTGGTCACGGCCCTCGAGCGGATCGCGGCCGGGGAACAGGTGGTTCCCGCTCCCGGGCCGCACCTCGGGGCCGACGGCAGCGGCACCTGGCCGGGGCAGGAGGAGCTGACGGCTCGCGAGGCCGAGGTCGTCGCGCTCATCGCGCAGGGCCTCGCCAACCGCGAGATCGCCGGACGGGTCTTCCTGAGCATCAACTCGATCAAGAGCCACATCCGCTCGGCCTACCGCAAGATGGGCGTGTCCCGCCGCTCCCAGGCGGTCGTGTGGGCGCTGCAGCACGGGTTCGCACCCGCGCCGAGGCGACCGGTCAGCGCCGACCAAGAATGA
- a CDS encoding FAD-binding oxidoreductase, with protein MTSGSTWERHERAVRRLVESAAAIPPGQPVRLAKQTSNLFRPRQATTAPGLDVSGLTGVIEVDPDTRTAQVQGMCTYEDLVDATLPHGLIPYVVPQLRTITLGGAVTGLGIESTSFRNGLPHESVLDMDVLTGAGEVVTCRPGDELFDAFPNSYGSLGYATRLQIELEAVPTYVALRHVRFDDAALLAKTVAEIVETGEYAGARVDGLDGTAFEPGELYLTLARWTETTGGATPSDYAGQQIYFRSVQQRESDLLTMYDYLWRWDTDWFWCSGAFGAQHPLLRRVWPRRLRRSDVYHRLLGLDRRFGIADRLDRRAGRPMRERVIQDVEVPVARLPEFLEWFDAEIGMRPVWLCPLVAKRPWRTYPLEPGETYVNVGFWGTVHVGPEAPGGPLNRAIEAKVHDLGGHKSLYSEAFYDQETFDRLYDGANLAAVKRRYDPDDRLTTLYDKAVRKR; from the coding sequence GTGACTTCAGGGAGCACCTGGGAGCGTCACGAGCGGGCGGTGCGCCGGCTCGTGGAGTCGGCTGCCGCGATCCCGCCCGGTCAGCCGGTGCGGCTGGCGAAGCAGACGTCCAACCTGTTCCGCCCGCGGCAGGCCACCACGGCCCCCGGGCTCGACGTCTCCGGCCTGACCGGGGTGATCGAGGTCGACCCGGACACCCGCACGGCCCAGGTCCAGGGGATGTGCACCTACGAGGACCTCGTCGACGCCACCTTGCCGCACGGCCTGATCCCCTACGTCGTGCCGCAGCTGCGCACCATCACCCTGGGCGGCGCGGTGACGGGGCTCGGCATCGAGTCCACCAGCTTCCGCAACGGCCTCCCGCACGAGTCAGTGCTCGACATGGACGTCCTCACCGGGGCCGGCGAGGTCGTCACCTGCCGGCCAGGGGACGAGCTGTTCGACGCGTTCCCCAACTCCTACGGCTCTCTGGGCTACGCCACGCGCCTCCAGATCGAGCTCGAGGCGGTGCCGACGTACGTCGCGCTGCGCCACGTGCGCTTCGACGACGCGGCCCTGCTCGCCAAGACGGTCGCCGAGATCGTGGAGACGGGGGAGTACGCCGGCGCGCGCGTCGACGGCCTGGACGGCACGGCGTTCGAGCCCGGCGAGCTCTACCTCACCCTCGCCCGCTGGACCGAGACCACGGGCGGCGCGACCCCGAGCGACTACGCGGGCCAGCAGATCTACTTCCGCTCGGTGCAGCAGCGCGAGAGCGACCTGCTGACGATGTACGACTACCTGTGGCGCTGGGACACCGACTGGTTCTGGTGCTCGGGCGCCTTCGGGGCCCAGCACCCGCTGCTGCGGCGGGTCTGGCCCCGGCGGCTGCGGCGCTCCGACGTCTACCACCGACTGCTGGGCCTGGACCGGCGCTTCGGCATCGCCGACCGGCTCGACCGGCGCGCCGGCCGCCCGATGCGCGAGCGGGTCATCCAGGACGTCGAGGTGCCCGTGGCGCGGCTGCCGGAGTTCCTGGAGTGGTTCGACGCGGAGATCGGGATGCGCCCCGTGTGGCTGTGCCCGCTGGTGGCGAAGCGACCCTGGCGCACCTACCCCCTGGAGCCGGGAGAGACCTACGTCAACGTCGGCTTCTGGGGCACCGTCCACGTCGGGCCCGAGGCGCCCGGCGGCCCGCTCAACCGCGCGATCGAGGCCAAGGTCCACGACCTCGGCGGCCACAAGTCCCTCTACAGCGAGGCCTTCTACGACCAGGAGACCTTCGACCGCCTCTACGACGGCGCCAACCTCGCCGCAGTGAAGCGCCGCTACGACCCGGACGACCGACTGACGACCCTCTATGACAAGGCAGTGAGGAAACGATGA
- the era gene encoding GTPase Era, with translation MAEQHHETEQSEHRSGFVSFVGRPNAGKSTLTNALVGSKVVITSSKPQTTRTVVRGIVHRPDAQLILVDTPGLHRPRTLLGERLNDLVKTTLGEVDVVAVCLPANEKIGPGDRFIVREMAKVKRTIKVAIATKTDLATAEQIGEHLLDIQRLGAETGVEWAEIVPVSAQAGDQVGLLADLLVGLLPVGPQLYPDGDLSDAPEEAIVAELIREAALEGVRDELPHSIAVVVEEMGLREGRDADKPLLDIHANLYVERDSQKGIMIGHKGARLRDVGKAARLQIEALFGTPVYLDLHIKIAKDWQRDPRQLRKLGF, from the coding sequence ATGGCTGAGCAGCACCACGAGACCGAGCAGAGCGAGCACCGCAGTGGGTTCGTGTCGTTCGTCGGCCGGCCCAACGCGGGCAAGTCGACGCTGACGAACGCGCTGGTGGGCAGCAAGGTCGTCATCACCAGCTCCAAGCCGCAGACGACGCGGACCGTCGTACGCGGCATCGTGCACCGTCCCGACGCCCAGCTCATCCTGGTCGACACCCCCGGGCTGCACCGCCCCCGCACCCTGCTGGGCGAGCGGCTCAACGACCTGGTGAAGACCACGCTCGGCGAGGTCGACGTGGTCGCGGTCTGTCTGCCCGCCAACGAGAAGATCGGGCCCGGTGACCGGTTCATCGTCCGGGAGATGGCCAAGGTCAAGCGCACCATCAAGGTCGCCATCGCCACCAAGACCGACCTGGCCACCGCCGAACAGATCGGCGAGCACCTGCTCGACATCCAGCGGCTCGGCGCGGAGACCGGCGTCGAGTGGGCCGAGATCGTCCCGGTCTCCGCCCAGGCCGGCGACCAGGTCGGCCTGCTTGCCGACCTGCTGGTCGGGCTGCTCCCGGTGGGCCCGCAGCTCTATCCCGACGGCGACCTCAGCGACGCCCCCGAGGAGGCGATCGTCGCCGAGCTGATCCGCGAGGCCGCCCTCGAGGGCGTGCGCGACGAGCTGCCGCACTCCATCGCCGTCGTCGTCGAGGAGATGGGGCTGCGCGAGGGACGCGACGCCGACAAGCCGCTGCTGGACATCCATGCCAACCTCTACGTCGAGCGGGACTCCCAGAAGGGGATCATGATCGGCCACAAGGGCGCCCGGCTGCGCGACGTCGGCAAGGCGGCGCGGCTGCAGATCGAGGCGCTCTTCGGCACCCCGGTCTACCTCGATCTGCACATCAAGATCGCCAAGGACTGGCAGCGCGACCCGCGCCAGCTGCGCAAGCTCGGGTTCTGA
- a CDS encoding HNH endonuclease signature motif containing protein produces MPSTPADLLQVMRATTATAVAVELERLHAALDWCEIHATDDEDDAAFGDHGIPLAGPGAPMVSEFAVMELGAALGMSTDSAKRYVGAALEIKYRLPRIWARVEAGQLGFWKARWIAEHTRCLPLAGAAFVDARVGYCAHKVSYAEVERQITTAIARFDPEQAEKLRRQAADGRKLDVHKDDMSLEGTIEVSGTLDAQDALDLDAAISRLAADRKAAGSTESLDVRRAQAAGDLARGQDTLSLGDQDGEGGFEAPFEARELAPQDERFARTSTTEKSIKITRVIDLHVHEAGVFGDPNALVGRAGRKPVLLETIREWCGAPGTTVINVKPVRNLAEHIHVAGYEHPDRLVEQDDLVDHHCVFPWCTRPAERCDHDHVTPYNKGGPTCSYNSAPLCRGHHRLKTHGRWTYDVLDRGSYLWHSPHGHAYRRDHTGTEPLPPPPGHRRT; encoded by the coding sequence ATGCCCAGCACCCCCGCCGACCTCCTGCAGGTCATGCGCGCCACCACCGCGACCGCGGTCGCGGTCGAGCTGGAGCGGCTGCACGCGGCGCTGGACTGGTGCGAGATCCACGCCACCGACGACGAGGACGACGCCGCGTTCGGTGACCACGGCATCCCGCTGGCCGGGCCCGGGGCACCCATGGTCAGCGAGTTCGCGGTCATGGAGCTCGGCGCCGCCCTGGGCATGTCGACCGACTCCGCCAAGCGGTACGTCGGCGCCGCCCTCGAGATCAAGTACCGCCTCCCACGGATCTGGGCCCGCGTCGAGGCCGGTCAGCTCGGGTTCTGGAAAGCCCGGTGGATCGCCGAGCACACCAGGTGCCTACCCCTGGCCGGCGCGGCGTTCGTCGACGCCCGGGTGGGCTACTGCGCGCACAAGGTCTCCTACGCCGAGGTCGAACGACAGATCACCACCGCGATCGCACGGTTCGACCCCGAGCAGGCCGAGAAGCTACGCCGCCAAGCCGCGGACGGGCGCAAGCTCGACGTGCACAAGGACGACATGTCCCTCGAGGGCACCATCGAGGTATCCGGGACTTTGGATGCGCAGGACGCCCTCGACCTCGATGCCGCGATCAGCCGGCTCGCCGCAGACCGCAAGGCCGCCGGCTCCACCGAGTCACTGGATGTGCGACGCGCCCAGGCCGCCGGTGACCTCGCGCGCGGGCAGGACACGCTGTCCTTGGGTGATCAGGACGGTGAGGGTGGTTTCGAGGCTCCCTTCGAGGCTCGCGAGCTCGCACCTCAGGACGAGCGCTTCGCTCGCACCTCAACCACCGAGAAGAGCATCAAGATCACCCGGGTCATCGACCTGCACGTGCATGAGGCTGGGGTGTTCGGGGACCCGAACGCGCTCGTCGGGCGGGCAGGGCGCAAGCCGGTGCTGCTCGAGACCATCCGCGAGTGGTGTGGGGCACCCGGCACCACAGTCATCAACGTCAAGCCCGTGCGGAACCTCGCCGAGCACATTCACGTCGCCGGCTACGAGCACCCCGACCGCCTCGTCGAGCAGGACGACCTCGTCGATCACCACTGCGTGTTCCCCTGGTGCACCCGACCCGCCGAACGCTGCGACCACGACCACGTCACCCCCTACAACAAGGGCGGACCGACCTGCTCCTACAACTCCGCACCACTGTGTCGCGGGCACCACCGCCTGAAGACCCACGGCCGCTGGACCTATGACGTCCTGGACCGTGGCAGCTACCTGTGGCACTCACCCCACGGACACGCCTACCGCCGCGACCACACCGGCACCGAACCACTCCCGCCACCGCCCGGACACCGGCGAACCTGA